The Thermodesulfovibrionales bacterium genome includes the window AATGGCAGGACGGCAGACTCTGGATCTGCTTATAGGGGTTCGAATCCTCTCTCCCCAGCCAGATGGTCCCATCGTCTAGAGGCCTAGGACGTGGCCCTCTCAAGGCTAAAACACGGGTTCGATTCCCGTTGGGACCGCCAAATTACTCCTTGATATCAATATGTTATAAGATAAGCGACGGCACCCCTTTCCCATTGCTGTAGCCAAAATGTAGCCCAAAAAGGCCAAGTGACAGCTCTCAATGAAGCCTGACTCTATAACGAAATGCAAAATAGCCACTGGCGCATAGAATTTATCCTATTGACTCGGAGAAGTGCGTCAATACCCGATTATCGAACGACATAACGAAATTCCCTGCAAAGAAAGAAGCCTTGGGTCTGGATAATAAGACTTGCTCTTTTCCACCACATAAATCATAATCAAGGCATGAAAGTTGTGGAAAAGGATAAGATTGTAGGTGGCATGCTTCAAGATGAACTTAAGCGTTGCCGGGAGATGCTCAACGGCCTCAGAAAAGCTATTTCCGGTCTTCCTAAGGGTTCAATAAGCGAGCGGGAAAAGCACTATAAGAATAAGGTCTATTCCTACTACTACCTTAAGTACCGAGATGGGGAGAAGGTTATCAGTAAGCACATACCTAACAGTGAGATACAAAAGGTGAAGCAAGAGCTTTCAATGAGGAAGAAATACGAAAAGGAAATACGGTCTTATGAAAAGAGAATCGCCTATCTGAATAAGATCCTGCGCGCCGGCCAGAGAAGAAGACATGGAAATACTGATTAAGAACAGGAACATTTTCCCGGCTGAAATCCAGGAACTTCTGCAGGCGTTCTTTTCGGTCGGCTTTTTTGATGAATCGCTGCTGATTGGCAGTTGGGTGATGCCTCTCTATCAGGAGGCTTTCGGCATTCCTTACGTATTACGGACGATGGACATAGATTTTGCGGTCGAATTTGCCCTTTCGGACCGGGCCAAGAAAGTCGACCTCGAAAAGATTATTACAGATCTCGGCTATATCCCGGTTGTCATGCAGTCTGGCGTTCGCAGGTTTTCCCGTGAGAATTTCACCATTGAGTTTGTTGCCCATCGCAAGGGCGGAAGGGCGGACGAAATTGTATCAATCAGAAAATGGAACATTGTGGCATCGCCTCTTCCTTTCGTTGATCTCCTCCTCAGTTTTCCTTTTACCGCTGATTTTGGAGATTTCAAAGCACGGGCGCCACTGCCTGAAGCTTTCTTTGTCCATAAGTTGATTACTGCACAGAGAAGGCCGGGGGAGAGCAAGAAAGATAAGGACCTCGACCAGTGTTCTATTATTGCCCGGCATCTTGATCTTAAGCGATTGGATTCGGTTATCGGATCACTGAAGCTCAGCAATAAGACGAAAAGAGCAATAAAAGCTTCATGCGAGGCGATAGATTTTCCTCCACAACAGTTAGGATTAGAATGAGAGTGTGGTGGAAAATAATCTGCCTTATGACCGGGTGCAAAAACAGGTCGAACCTTACTAAATTAATTCAAATTGGGGCTGTAGTAACTTCTGAAGTCAGGATAGCAGCGGTGTGAGAGTGCACCTGAAAACTCTCACTCATGGGGCGCTAGAGTTTGACGTGCGTTTCACCTACCACATCTTAGGTATTGCCGTTTACAACTCTATGAAGTTTACGACCGGAATAAGATACTATCGAAAAAGACTGCAGGCGTTTGTTTCAGCCATAAGGCGTTATTTTCCAAAATGGTCATGAGAGCTTTAATTCCCGCTCGAAAGAAAGATATCAAGACTACAAGAAGGCCGCCCTTCGAGCGACTCTCTCAAGCACCGATTGTCAAATTTGGCCTTTATCAGCTCCTGAATCCTCCTTGCTCCCTCATATCCATTGCGTATTTGTATCGGTCTTCCTCATAGCTAAAGGTTTTCGAAAGTTTCACCTTTGGGGTGTACCACTCGCTCGTCATCGTACAGGAGGTCGTTTGATGCCAGCAGAAACCTTGAGACTGTGACAAATCGTAGCAGTGAGATATACAGGAAGGAATCTTTTGCTGGATTGTCGCTCAGCATCAGTCCCGCTTTCGAATGGAACTGATTGGTAATCGTACACTGTCTGAAGGGTGAAGTCATGTCTTTTACAAATAATCCTTGCCTTGTGATCGGACGATCTGAATAGAAGGCTTATATGGATTACGTCAATGGCTGTCTTGGCCCTGAAGTGTGACAAACCCAAAACAGTATCAAAATGTAGCCAAGTCCGACTTATCGGCTCATTTACTATGGCAGAAAAGGCTGGATTGACGATGCTATGCCACGATATTTTCCTGCAGGCCACTGTAGCTAAAATGTAACCGTTTTGAGTGACGCAGATATGGAGGCTGGCTGGAAAATCGGACTGGCAATGACGACATTTACCCTTTGGCACTGTAGCCAAAATGTAGCCAAAAATTTCCAAACAGGCATAAAATGCCGGAAAATACCGTAAAGGATGGAATGACAAAACTCCTTGAAAATAGTGTATAATTCATAAAAATACAGTAGAAGGCCCCGATATCCCTTGATCTGGAGGGCGGCAAGTGCTTCAAGCTTCGACGGCTCGATTCCCTGCAGCTCAAGTACCCACCCCAGTCGCTTTGCAACTGCAGCATCGAGCCGGGGAAACAATAAGGAGAAAGCATTTTTCGACCAGCGACATATCCCTTCTGAACATCCTCCGCCTTTTGCCGAAGTTCTCCATGCGTTCGAAATAAGGGGTGATACACTCGACCTTGATGTTGGGGAGACGAGCAGAGAAACGACCTCATATTCGATGACCTTCTTGGCGCGCTTGAGAAGGGTTGCTATCCATAAAATGCGGGGGGCCGGCGCTCGTCTAGAGAAGACCCTTGATGCTCAGGAGTCTGCCGAAATCCCAGATGTTCATGTACAGACCGTCGAAGCGTTCGTTTTTCACCTGCTGTTCTTCCCGGTACCAGAAGAAGAGGTTGCCGGCCGGGTAGAGATAGCCGAAGTTGTATGCGGTGAAGCCGCTCCTCCTTCTCGCGATCAGCTCCAAAGGATAGCGGTAAGACCTTTCCTGGGCCTGAACGAGAGACAATGCCTGCTCTCTTATGGAACCTGCTTCCCCTAAGAGGTCCTGCGTCAGTTCATCATTTGCCGCCTTCCTTTTTGCAATGAGCGCCCTGATGGTCAGGGCTCTGTGTCTTGCCCTGAGGGCCGTCATCTCGACCCCCCGAATCAGTTCGTCCAGAAGAAAGTCTGCTCCCTGGGAGACTCCTCGCGGAGCGGAATGATTGCCTGTGGATAACTGTCTCATCTCTCCTACGACGGCGTTCATCTTCTCTGCATATTCTTCCAGGAGAGCGACCAGTCCCTCCAGAACTGCCATTGCTTCGGCGTCGGAAGCCCCTTTCAGAAGCCAGCGATAAGAGAAGGGAGGTCTCGGCTGAAAGGGCTTGTTAAAGGGCCAGGGTAGCTCAGCCGAGGGATCGAGGGCAGCCAGGAAAGGCAACAGGTTCTCTTTTTTGAGATACCGGTTTTGAAGTGCAAGGGCCTCACGCCATAAGCGGTAGAGACGCCCGTCAGGGAAGAGATCATGCACCATGGCGAGGGGCTCGGTCACCGCCT containing:
- a CDS encoding GSU2403 family nucleotidyltransferase fold protein, which translates into the protein MEILIKNRNIFPAEIQELLQAFFSVGFFDESLLIGSWVMPLYQEAFGIPYVLRTMDIDFAVEFALSDRAKKVDLEKIITDLGYIPVVMQSGVRRFSRENFTIEFVAHRKGGRADEIVSIRKWNIVASPLPFVDLLLSFPFTADFGDFKARAPLPEAFFVHKLITAQRRPGESKKDKDLDQCSIIARHLDLKRLDSVIGSLKLSNKTKRAIKASCEAIDFPPQQLGLE